From a single Nostoc sp. MS1 genomic region:
- a CDS encoding glycosyltransferase family 8 protein — MALDNNSLVVVCGADDNYAIPLTVTLYSAVANLEKGCTLYLYIIDGGITKQSKQRIQRVLNVEHINLHLKWLSASSFTSLSHIKTPDWVSVATYLRLLIPDILPDHFDKAIYLDSDLLVKGNLKDLWNQEMGQHALLACSDLVIPYVSCNLGIMNYKELGLAPNSPYFNAGVLVMNLPRWREEQISQKIFRYFSEYPEYVRMGDQEGLNAILANNWGKLNPKWNVIAHILDYDNWIDSPFKQEIRPIKDDLLHKPYIIHFAGGEKPWKIGCEHPAQLEWISYLKASRWFQPIESLVWFTKWYIRYTPWRLKVLIRTLIFNLGLGKVWESMRTYVHQS, encoded by the coding sequence ATGGCTTTAGACAACAATTCTTTGGTTGTAGTGTGTGGCGCAGATGATAATTACGCCATACCCCTAACTGTAACTCTCTATTCCGCAGTAGCTAATCTAGAAAAAGGTTGTACACTTTACCTCTACATTATTGATGGTGGTATTACTAAGCAGAGTAAGCAACGCATACAACGAGTACTTAACGTTGAACACATTAATCTACATCTTAAGTGGCTTTCTGCTAGTAGTTTCACATCACTGAGCCATATCAAAACACCTGATTGGGTATCAGTAGCTACCTATCTAAGATTACTCATCCCCGATATCTTGCCAGACCATTTTGACAAAGCTATTTACTTAGATAGTGATTTACTCGTCAAGGGAAACTTAAAAGACCTATGGAACCAGGAAATGGGTCAACATGCCTTACTAGCCTGTAGTGACCTTGTAATTCCTTATGTATCTTGCAATTTAGGGATCATGAATTACAAAGAGTTAGGACTAGCTCCTAATTCACCCTATTTCAACGCTGGAGTCTTGGTAATGAATTTACCAAGATGGAGAGAGGAACAAATTAGCCAGAAAATATTTCGTTACTTCAGCGAATATCCAGAATATGTGCGAATGGGTGATCAAGAGGGTTTAAATGCCATTCTTGCTAATAATTGGGGGAAACTAAATCCCAAGTGGAACGTTATAGCCCACATTCTGGATTACGACAACTGGATAGATTCACCCTTTAAGCAAGAGATTCGACCGATAAAAGATGATCTCCTCCACAAGCCTTATATCATTCATTTCGCTGGTGGAGAAAAACCTTGGAAGATTGGATGTGAGCATCCAGCACAGTTGGAATGGATTAGCTATCTCAAAGCTAGTAGATGGTTTCAACCCATAGAAAGTCTTGTGTGGTTTACCAAATGGTACATACGTTATACCCCTTGGCGGCTAAAAGTCTTAATTAGAACATTGATATTTAACCTGGGATTAGGGAAAGTTTGGGAATCAATGAGAACTTATGTACACCAGTCATAA
- a CDS encoding glycosyltransferase family 4 protein: MKLCIVTHNVIKGNGQGRVNYEIAQEAIRRGHYVTILASEIALELQQSEQVNWVPISVKQWPTELLRNMVFAFISANWLQKHRSELDLVKINGAITHAFGDVNAVHFVHSSWLKFTSLKSQLSSTTTTKSRRFLYSFYQWLYTSLNARWEKQAFRRARVVVAVSSKVAEDLQAIGVAPEKIRVIVNGVDLQEFSPRNTERTSWNLPTGVPLALFAGDIRISRKNLDTVLKALVQVPDLHLAVAGITEGSPYLQLAEALGLSERVHFLGLRYDVPELMKAVDFLVFPSRYEPFGLVVIEAMASGLPVITATTTGAADLITPESGIVIADSDDVEALAKAMLLLTCDRHLRQTMGQVARTIAEQHSWKSMAQQYVDLLEELQAE, from the coding sequence GTGAAATTATGTATTGTTACACATAATGTAATTAAAGGTAATGGTCAAGGTCGGGTTAATTATGAAATTGCTCAAGAAGCAATCCGGCGTGGGCATTATGTCACTATATTAGCTAGTGAAATAGCCTTGGAATTGCAACAAAGTGAACAAGTTAATTGGGTTCCTATTTCTGTTAAGCAATGGCCGACAGAATTACTACGAAACATGGTCTTTGCTTTTATCAGCGCAAATTGGTTACAAAAACATCGTTCTGAGCTTGATTTAGTCAAAATTAATGGTGCAATTACTCATGCTTTTGGTGATGTTAATGCTGTCCATTTTGTCCATAGTTCTTGGTTAAAATTTACTTCTCTTAAGTCTCAATTAAGTTCGACTACAACTACTAAATCACGCAGATTTTTATACAGTTTTTACCAGTGGTTGTACACGTCATTAAATGCACGTTGGGAAAAACAGGCTTTTCGTCGTGCGCGAGTAGTAGTTGCTGTCTCTAGTAAGGTGGCGGAGGATTTACAAGCCATCGGTGTAGCGCCAGAGAAGATTCGGGTGATTGTTAATGGTGTGGATTTGCAAGAATTTTCACCAAGGAATACTGAGCGCACAAGTTGGAATCTACCAACAGGAGTTCCCTTAGCCCTATTTGCAGGAGATATTAGAATCTCTCGCAAGAACTTGGATACAGTTCTCAAAGCCTTGGTGCAAGTGCCAGATTTACATCTAGCAGTTGCGGGAATTACGGAAGGTAGCCCATATCTTCAATTAGCTGAAGCTTTGGGACTGAGTGAACGAGTGCATTTTTTAGGACTGCGCTATGACGTTCCCGAATTGATGAAGGCTGTGGACTTTTTGGTATTTCCTTCACGTTACGAGCCTTTTGGCTTAGTAGTGATTGAAGCGATGGCTTCTGGTTTACCTGTGATTACGGCAACTACAACGGGTGCAGCAGATTTAATTACACCGGAATCTGGGATAGTTATAGCCGACTCCGATGATGTGGAAGCTTTAGCGAAAGCCATGTTGTTGTTAACGTGCGATCGCCATCTCAGGCAAACAATGGGTCAAGTTGCTCGTACTATTGCCGAACAACACAGTTGGAAAAGTATGGCACAGCAATATGTGGATTTATTAGAGGAGTTACAGGCAGAATGA
- the hepC gene encoding heterocyst development glycosyltransferase HepC: protein MTSVIVSTVENYELVASQNQIHSSSHYTLQWRRGQLLVKCAHKLTQPYLPSLNDEKLLVNCLKNSSVNLVSIDGKLGENWLKFWAEACEKAHKPIFLSRPIHRKLPKSSNWFGKLINWILAFVLFLITSPVMLGLLMLMRINSSEPLFTYEWRVGEKGKLFRAIKFCTASQNNFKVLGICLNTSALNYLSKLWHVLRGEMSLTGDECWTLEKAVLLSLEEQPQANKFPIITSSWEVQTES from the coding sequence ATGACCAGCGTAATAGTTTCAACTGTTGAGAATTACGAGCTAGTAGCTTCGCAAAATCAAATTCATTCCTCATCACATTACACCCTTCAGTGGCGAAGAGGCCAGTTGTTAGTAAAATGCGCTCACAAACTTACACAGCCATATTTGCCATCTCTCAATGATGAAAAATTATTAGTTAATTGCTTAAAAAACTCTTCAGTTAATTTGGTGAGTATAGATGGCAAATTAGGTGAAAATTGGCTGAAATTTTGGGCGGAGGCTTGTGAGAAAGCTCATAAGCCAATCTTTTTGAGTAGACCTATTCACCGTAAACTACCCAAATCAAGTAATTGGTTCGGGAAATTAATTAACTGGATATTAGCTTTTGTATTGTTCCTAATAACTAGTCCAGTAATGCTAGGGCTGCTGATGTTAATGCGAATTAATTCATCAGAACCTTTATTTACTTATGAATGGCGTGTAGGAGAAAAAGGTAAACTTTTTCGTGCAATCAAGTTCTGCACTGCTAGTCAAAACAACTTCAAAGTCTTAGGAATTTGCCTAAATACATCTGCTTTAAATTATCTCTCAAAACTGTGGCATGTACTGCGGGGAGAAATGAGTTTAACTGGAGATGAATGTTGGACTTTAGAGAAAGCAGTTTTACTTAGTCTAGAAGAACAGCCACAAGCAAATAAATTCCCAATAATTACAAGTTCATGGGAAGTACAAACAGAATCTTAA
- a CDS encoding glycosyltransferase family 2 protein, whose protein sequence is MARDTNSPTPLVSVITPTYNRPEYLQAALSSAVRQTYRNIEIIVCDNCSPQNPQAIVESFNDPRIRFSRNSSNMGMFANTFKAFQMAQGKYVACLLDDDMWEEDFLEKLIPPLESNSDLALAFCDHYIIDANGKIDDALTEEYSRTYKRVDLAEGIYQPFCRIALVDKSVSTATAAVIRRDAIEWNTIPADVGGSWDIYLNYLCCRSGLGAYFYPEKLTRYRVHEQTDTMLSGKRDAQAKIRKAQADLFCYEQFMADDRLSEFKPYFQQQWAHVNTTVGIGLMRGKQLKAARSYFWRSLKHSRKIRTMAGLMLSFTPPAIASRF, encoded by the coding sequence ATGGCTAGAGATACTAACTCCCCAACTCCCTTAGTTAGCGTTATCACACCTACCTATAATCGTCCAGAATACTTACAAGCAGCACTAAGTAGTGCGGTGCGACAAACGTATCGCAATATTGAAATTATTGTTTGCGACAATTGTAGTCCGCAAAATCCGCAAGCAATTGTTGAGTCATTTAATGACCCACGCATTCGCTTCTCGCGCAATTCATCGAACATGGGAATGTTCGCTAATACTTTCAAAGCCTTTCAAATGGCGCAGGGAAAATATGTCGCTTGTCTACTAGACGATGATATGTGGGAAGAGGACTTTCTAGAAAAGCTCATCCCCCCTTTGGAAAGTAATTCCGATTTAGCCTTAGCCTTTTGTGATCACTACATCATCGATGCTAATGGCAAGATAGATGATGCGCTCACAGAAGAATATTCTCGGACATATAAACGAGTAGATTTGGCTGAAGGAATTTACCAACCCTTTTGTCGCATAGCCTTAGTAGATAAATCCGTATCTACAGCCACGGCTGCTGTAATTCGTCGAGATGCTATTGAATGGAATACCATTCCGGCTGATGTTGGCGGTTCATGGGATATATATTTGAACTATTTGTGTTGTCGTTCTGGTTTAGGCGCTTATTTTTATCCCGAAAAACTGACTCGTTACCGCGTCCATGAACAAACAGACACCATGCTGAGTGGTAAACGAGATGCACAGGCAAAGATCCGTAAAGCTCAAGCTGATTTGTTCTGCTATGAGCAGTTTATGGCAGACGATCGCTTATCCGAGTTTAAACCCTATTTTCAGCAGCAATGGGCGCATGTAAATACAACCGTAGGAATCGGCTTAATGCGTGGTAAACAACTCAAAGCTGCACGCTCTTATTTTTGGCGTTCCCTAAAACACAGCCGCAAAATTCGCACTATGGCTGGACTGATGCTCAGTTTTACACCACCAGCGATCGCATCTCGATTTTAG
- a CDS encoding glycosyltransferase, with product MKVSVVISNYNYGRYLTKAINSVLSQTHSDVEIVVVDDGSQDDSRSVITQLQQTAPDKIKAIFQTNQGQGGAFNAGFAAATGEIIAFLDADDVWKPHKLQRIVEVFKQSDVVGVMHHLDVIDGNDNSINNASTQGPKLSEDLAKVILKTGNAWCFPPTSGLAYRREALEKVFPIDPIKWRIWADGCIIYCTAFLGKIKTLHENLGYYRIHGANNHMSGAIATKEQEAKSQTGIEMTNQYINDFLARIGYSQKVDLSRNLQYRRTKYYQQAKWDSKEVWAISGLILGWPFYSGQEKLYYLARFLFKSGKFLVSSPVHTESTTV from the coding sequence ATGAAAGTTTCTGTTGTAATTTCTAACTATAACTATGGTCGCTATCTGACTAAAGCAATCAACTCGGTTCTATCTCAAACCCACTCCGATGTAGAAATCGTTGTAGTAGACGATGGTTCTCAAGATGATAGCCGTAGTGTCATCACCCAACTTCAACAAACAGCACCAGATAAAATTAAAGCCATCTTCCAGACAAATCAAGGACAAGGGGGCGCTTTTAATGCTGGGTTTGCCGCCGCTACCGGAGAAATTATTGCTTTTCTTGATGCTGATGATGTGTGGAAGCCTCACAAATTACAACGCATAGTTGAGGTATTTAAGCAATCAGATGTAGTTGGTGTTATGCACCATTTAGATGTGATTGATGGCAATGACAACAGCATTAATAATGCTTCTACTCAAGGGCCAAAACTGAGCGAAGATTTAGCCAAAGTTATCTTAAAGACGGGGAATGCTTGGTGTTTTCCTCCCACATCTGGGCTCGCTTATCGCCGTGAAGCCCTAGAAAAAGTTTTCCCCATTGACCCTATTAAATGGCGTATTTGGGCTGATGGTTGTATTATTTACTGCACAGCGTTTTTAGGTAAGATTAAAACATTACACGAAAACTTGGGATACTATCGCATACATGGTGCGAACAATCACATGAGCGGAGCGATCGCCACCAAGGAACAAGAAGCCAAATCCCAAACTGGGATTGAGATGACTAACCAATATATCAATGACTTTTTGGCACGTATTGGTTATTCCCAAAAAGTTGACTTATCTCGCAATCTTCAGTATCGACGTACAAAGTATTATCAACAAGCCAAGTGGGATAGCAAGGAAGTGTGGGCTATCTCTGGTTTGATACTAGGATGGCCTTTCTACTCTGGACAAGAAAAACTATATTACCTAGCTCGATTTTTATTTAAAAGCGGAAAATTTTTAGTTTCTTCTCCTGTTCATACGGAAAGTACTACCGTTTAG
- a CDS encoding glycosyltransferase family 2 protein, protein MRVAACITTRNRPHDLENCLRSLWDSQIKPHLVVVSDDSPDIEVQQQNQQIVQQYPETIYITGPRRGVCANRNNAVNATPILETDLVAFIDDDICVEPEFIGSAIARYTQISIEQRNTTILSGVSHGSNGYMMVSGKLSFRGYFCASDVPETVAIHASVFPRQFFDQEQWDENIFFGYEDAELCLRALKRGYKIIHCPELRVNHDAGVKGSSLMVSEIGKLTNYEISIEAARLYVGIKRYKDLFPNVLKLISFCFIYFLHMTAYLSKRASLQAWPEIIRRSRIQKLWQPS, encoded by the coding sequence ATGCGCGTAGCTGCCTGCATCACAACTAGAAATCGTCCTCATGATTTAGAGAATTGTTTGCGATCGCTGTGGGATTCTCAGATCAAACCGCATTTAGTAGTAGTATCTGATGATTCACCAGATATTGAGGTACAGCAACAAAATCAGCAGATTGTTCAACAATATCCTGAGACAATTTATATTACTGGCCCCCGTCGTGGTGTATGTGCAAATCGTAACAATGCGGTGAATGCGACACCTATATTAGAAACTGATTTAGTTGCTTTTATTGATGATGATATTTGTGTGGAACCAGAATTTATTGGCAGTGCGATCGCTCGCTACACGCAAATATCCATAGAACAAAGAAATACTACCATCCTTTCTGGTGTTAGTCACGGTAGCAATGGCTATATGATGGTTTCTGGGAAACTTTCTTTTCGTGGCTATTTTTGTGCTAGTGATGTTCCTGAAACTGTAGCGATTCACGCCTCAGTTTTCCCGCGTCAATTTTTTGATCAAGAACAGTGGGACGAAAATATCTTTTTTGGTTATGAAGATGCCGAACTTTGCCTAAGAGCTTTAAAACGGGGTTACAAAATTATTCACTGTCCAGAATTGCGAGTAAATCATGATGCTGGAGTCAAGGGTAGCTCTTTGATGGTATCTGAAATCGGCAAGCTAACTAACTACGAAATTTCTATAGAAGCTGCTAGGCTCTACGTTGGTATTAAGCGCTATAAAGATTTATTTCCCAATGTTTTAAAACTTATTAGTTTCTGTTTTATATACTTCCTACACATGACGGCCTATCTGAGCAAACGAGCCTCCTTGCAAGCATGGCCGGAAATTATTCGTCGCTCCCGTATTCAAAAGTTATGGCAGCCGTCCTAA
- the hepA gene encoding heterocyst formation ABC transporter subunit HepA, giving the protein MPKTQRNFFKFNGYLQNNYLILREIKHFRKIAILAVISSFLAASFEGVSIGFLLSFLQNLTTPDKPIQTGIGWVDMILASDTLPLSPLYRISLLILLSTWMRATFNYFSGIYTESAQLHLADRLHKQIFEQLQSFRLSYFAQTRSGELINTITTEIERIKQAFSGMAFVSTRVMTVCVYFIVMFLISWQLSILSVFIFLLIAVGLSTLNKRVRESSFGISQANSQFTATAVEFINGIRTIQAFGTQEFERQRFYKASNDQLNAAIKVAKAWTIVKPIAEGIATTVLISLILLSFTKLTLPVASLLTFFFVLVRVIPNIQDINGTVAFLSTLQGSSENIKAILQTNDKPYLKNGKFKFQGLKRSIDLVSVDFGYTADNLVLHNITMTIERGKTTALVGASGAGKTTLADLIPRFYDPIQGQILIDGIDSQKLEINSLRQKMAIVSQDTFIFNTSVRENIAYGTQGASQAEIREAAKLANALEFIEQMPEGFETRLGDRGVRLSGGQRQRIAIARALLRDPDILILDEATSALDSVSERLIQESIEKLAVGRTVIAIAHRLSTIAKADKVVVLEQGRIVEQGSYQELLEMKGKLWKYHQMQNESGSLG; this is encoded by the coding sequence ATGCCAAAGACACAACGTAATTTCTTTAAATTTAACGGTTATTTGCAAAATAACTATCTAATATTGAGAGAAATTAAACATTTTCGCAAAATAGCTATTTTAGCTGTAATTTCTTCATTTTTAGCCGCCAGTTTTGAAGGGGTTAGTATAGGCTTTCTGCTATCCTTCTTACAAAATTTGACTACGCCTGACAAACCAATTCAGACAGGAATTGGTTGGGTTGATATGATTTTAGCTTCTGATACGTTGCCACTTAGCCCTTTATATAGAATATCTTTACTCATTTTGTTGAGTACCTGGATGCGAGCTACTTTCAATTATTTTAGCGGCATTTATACAGAATCAGCGCAACTCCATTTAGCAGACCGCTTACATAAGCAGATTTTCGAGCAATTACAATCTTTCAGGTTGAGTTATTTTGCTCAAACTCGTTCTGGTGAACTCATCAATACAATTACTACAGAAATTGAAAGGATAAAACAAGCCTTTAGCGGCATGGCTTTTGTATCGACTAGAGTCATGACGGTTTGTGTTTACTTTATTGTCATGTTTCTAATTTCATGGCAACTTTCAATTCTTTCTGTTTTCATATTTTTATTAATTGCTGTGGGCTTATCCACACTAAATAAACGAGTACGAGAAAGCAGTTTTGGTATTTCTCAAGCTAACTCTCAATTTACAGCTACGGCGGTAGAGTTTATTAACGGAATCCGCACTATACAAGCATTCGGTACACAAGAATTTGAACGCCAGCGTTTTTATAAAGCTAGTAATGATCAACTTAATGCGGCGATAAAAGTTGCTAAAGCATGGACAATTGTTAAACCCATTGCTGAAGGAATAGCTACTACAGTTTTAATTAGTTTAATTTTGCTTTCATTCACAAAACTTACTCTACCAGTTGCCTCATTATTAACTTTCTTCTTTGTTCTGGTTAGAGTTATTCCTAATATTCAGGATATTAATGGTACTGTTGCGTTTCTGAGTACTTTACAAGGTTCATCAGAAAATATTAAAGCTATTTTGCAGACTAATGATAAGCCTTACCTGAAAAACGGCAAATTTAAGTTTCAAGGTTTAAAACGTTCAATAGATTTAGTATCTGTAGATTTTGGCTATACTGCCGATAATTTAGTGCTGCATAATATCACAATGACTATTGAGCGTGGTAAAACAACTGCGCTTGTAGGGGCTTCTGGTGCAGGTAAGACTACGTTAGCTGATTTAATTCCTCGATTTTACGACCCCATACAGGGACAGATTTTAATTGATGGCATCGATTCGCAAAAACTGGAAATTAATTCTCTGCGCCAGAAGATGGCTATTGTTAGCCAAGATACATTTATCTTCAATACTTCGGTAAGAGAAAATATTGCTTACGGTACACAGGGAGCAAGTCAAGCTGAAATTCGGGAAGCAGCTAAACTAGCGAATGCGCTGGAATTTATCGAACAAATGCCTGAAGGATTTGAAACTAGGTTGGGCGATCGCGGTGTGCGCTTATCTGGAGGACAAAGACAACGAATTGCGATCGCCCGTGCTTTACTGCGCGATCCAGACATCCTCATCCTTGATGAAGCTACCAGCGCCTTAGATTCAGTATCAGAACGCTTGATTCAAGAGTCTATCGAAAAGCTGGCGGTGGGAAGAACTGTCATTGCGATCGCTCACAGACTTTCCACAATTGCTAAAGCCGACAAGGTTGTTGTACTCGAACAAGGACGCATTGTCGAACAAGGAAGTTATCAAGAATTACTAGAAATGAAAGGCAAGCTTTGGAAATATCACCAAATGCAGAACGAATCAGGTTCTTTAGGCTAA